The Granulicella sibirica genome has a segment encoding these proteins:
- a CDS encoding amino acid transporter — protein sequence MLADILLPKGVHSEPESVHTWWRVMCLTGVDYFSTLGYQPGIAFLAAGLLSPIATLVLVLVTLFAALPLYRRVAGASPHGQGSIAMLERLFPRWGGKVFVLILLGFATTDFIITMTLSAADAAAHFVHNPFAPHWLQSQMLITLLLLTALSAIFLRGFKEAIGIAVVLVGIYLALNAVVTTVALGEVLRHPHLIPEWKRALFAQHPTVLGMIGISLLLFPKLALGLSGFETGVAVMPLIAGTDIRQRIRNTRKLLMTAAVIMSIFLMLTSVVTTLLIKPELFAENGPANGRAMAYLAHQYLGNAFGTVYDVSTILILAFAGASAMAGLLNLIPRYLPRLGMAPEWALASRPLVLVFMAVAFFVTYMFDADVDAQGGAYATGVLVLITSAAVAVVISLGKRKRRYAYMLITAIFIYTTALNIWERPEGLKIASFFILTMISVSLVSRAMRSTELRIMSVDLSEGALDMLAEDEDQVIRVIARRPQNETAADLDRIERAVRKRYGLDPRESVYFFEVEKGDASEFDCTLVVDGERLGNNKILKARSPVVANSIAALLIELERRTGNVPHAYFKWKDGNPVANAFRFVFLGEGDAAPLTHEVLRRAVKDPDHLPVIHVS from the coding sequence TTGCTGGCAGATATCCTTCTGCCCAAGGGAGTTCACAGCGAACCCGAATCCGTCCACACTTGGTGGCGCGTCATGTGCCTCACTGGTGTCGACTACTTCTCTACCCTCGGTTACCAGCCTGGCATCGCCTTCCTCGCCGCCGGCCTCCTCAGCCCCATCGCCACCCTCGTTCTCGTCCTCGTCACCCTCTTCGCCGCTCTCCCCTTGTACCGCCGCGTCGCTGGAGCCAGCCCTCACGGCCAGGGCAGCATCGCGATGCTGGAGCGCCTTTTCCCCCGCTGGGGAGGTAAGGTCTTCGTCCTCATCCTGCTCGGTTTCGCCACCACCGACTTCATCATCACCATGACGCTCTCGGCGGCCGATGCCGCCGCTCACTTCGTTCACAATCCCTTCGCCCCACACTGGCTCCAAAGCCAGATGCTCATCACCCTCCTCCTCCTCACCGCCCTCTCCGCCATCTTCCTTCGCGGCTTCAAGGAAGCCATCGGCATTGCCGTCGTCCTGGTCGGCATCTACCTTGCCCTCAATGCCGTCGTGACCACCGTAGCCCTGGGCGAAGTCCTCCGCCACCCTCATCTCATCCCCGAGTGGAAGCGTGCTCTCTTCGCCCAGCACCCCACCGTCCTCGGCATGATCGGCATTTCCCTGTTGCTCTTCCCCAAGCTCGCCCTCGGCCTCTCCGGCTTTGAAACAGGTGTCGCCGTCATGCCTCTCATCGCCGGCACGGACATCCGCCAGCGCATCCGCAACACTCGCAAGCTCCTCATGACCGCCGCCGTCATCATGAGCATCTTCCTCATGCTCACCAGCGTCGTCACCACGCTCCTCATCAAGCCCGAGCTCTTCGCTGAAAACGGTCCCGCCAACGGCCGCGCGATGGCCTATCTCGCCCACCAGTATCTCGGCAACGCCTTCGGCACGGTCTACGACGTCAGCACCATCCTCATCCTCGCCTTCGCCGGAGCCTCCGCCATGGCCGGCCTCCTCAACCTCATCCCACGCTACCTCCCACGCCTGGGCATGGCGCCCGAGTGGGCCCTCGCCTCGCGCCCTCTCGTCCTCGTCTTCATGGCCGTCGCCTTCTTCGTCACGTACATGTTCGACGCCGACGTCGACGCTCAGGGGGGAGCCTACGCCACCGGCGTCCTCGTCCTCATCACCTCCGCCGCCGTAGCCGTCGTCATCTCCCTCGGCAAGCGCAAACGCCGCTATGCCTACATGCTCATCACGGCGATCTTCATTTACACCACCGCCCTTAATATCTGGGAACGCCCTGAAGGCCTGAAGATCGCGTCCTTCTTCATCCTGACCATGATCTCCGTCTCTCTCGTCTCCCGCGCCATGCGCTCCACGGAACTCCGCATCATGTCCGTCGACCTCTCCGAAGGCGCCCTCGACATGCTCGCCGAGGACGAAGACCAGGTCATCCGCGTCATCGCCCGCAGACCCCAGAACGAAACCGCGGCAGACCTCGACCGCATCGAGCGCGCGGTCCGCAAGCGCTACGGTCTCGATCCCAGGGAGTCCGTCTACTTCTTCGAGGTCGAAAAGGGAGACGCCTCCGAATTCGACTGCACTCTCGTCGTCGACGGCGAGCGCCTCGGCAACAACAAGATTCTCAAGGCCCGCAGCCCGGTTGTCGCCAACTCCATCGCCGCCCTTCTCATCGAACTCGAGAGGCGCACCGGGAACGTCCCCCACGCGTACTTCAAGTGGAAGGACGGCAATCCAGTCGCCAATGCCTTCCGCTTCGTCTTCCTCGGCGAGGGCGACGCCGCTCCCCTCACGCACGAGGTTCTACGCCGAGCCGTAAAGGATCCGGATCACCTTCCCGTCATTCATGTAAGTTGA
- a CDS encoding class I SAM-dependent methyltransferase — protein MTEEQRVPGFPKKLISFTRCLYDGAELNLSEGYTPTSAQDAWVHCGEVVCCACGATFHIDNGILNLLDQSSLDEESVNEQRQRNESQFTFDAMDTPDQRAHHEMEMSPTLEALPLTISQTILEVGCGEGRYTTVLAGRANVLAVDFSIGLLRILQRRLPQGTKNVGLVLGDVTTIKTATRKFDYVFSTLTSNLPTRRHRDALYRLAQTALQPRGRFVYSGHLQGIRHALSGQKKSEHYTPGGIYRYAFDLSEAAAEVKPYFKKVHARPIQIYFPMSRTLRLPTVGLSRLLEHVPFANRLGELVLVAADQPREAN, from the coding sequence ATGACTGAAGAACAGCGTGTCCCCGGTTTCCCGAAGAAACTCATCTCGTTCACGCGGTGCCTTTACGACGGCGCGGAACTGAATCTATCGGAGGGATACACTCCAACGTCCGCCCAGGACGCTTGGGTCCACTGCGGCGAGGTCGTATGCTGCGCGTGCGGCGCAACCTTTCACATCGACAACGGCATCCTCAATCTGCTCGACCAATCCTCTCTCGACGAGGAAAGCGTCAACGAACAGCGCCAGCGGAATGAAAGCCAGTTCACCTTCGACGCCATGGATACGCCGGATCAGCGCGCCCATCACGAGATGGAGATGTCCCCGACACTCGAAGCCCTGCCCCTCACCATCTCCCAGACGATCCTCGAAGTAGGCTGCGGCGAGGGCCGCTACACGACAGTCCTTGCCGGCCGTGCAAACGTACTTGCCGTCGACTTTTCCATTGGCTTACTCCGAATCCTGCAGCGCCGCTTACCACAGGGAACAAAAAACGTAGGCCTGGTCCTCGGCGACGTCACCACAATCAAGACGGCGACCCGCAAGTTCGACTACGTCTTTTCCACGCTCACCTCGAACCTCCCCACGCGCAGGCATCGAGACGCCCTCTATCGTCTCGCGCAGACCGCCCTCCAGCCGCGCGGACGCTTCGTCTACAGCGGTCATCTGCAGGGAATCCGCCACGCCCTCTCCGGCCAGAAGAAGTCCGAGCACTACACCCCCGGCGGCATCTACCGCTACGCCTTCGATCTCTCGGAAGCAGCCGCCGAGGTCAAGCCGTATTTCAAGAAAGTTCACGCGCGGCCCATCCAGATCTACTTCCCCATGTCCCGCACCCTGCGCCTGCCCACAGTCGGCCTCTCACGCCTTCTGGAACACGTTCCCTTCGCGAACCGCCTCGGAGAACTTGTCCTCGTAGCAGCGGACCAGCCACGGGAAGCTAACTAG
- a CDS encoding Ku protein, whose amino-acid sequence MAIRPYWTGQIQISLVQFGVKLYVATEAKSEIRFHQISRKTGERVRHQKVLASAVDNPSEESESPAAVVEKDEIVKGYEYRKGEYITIEPKELEQLRVPSKHTMEITQFVDESDIDPEFFEKPYFVTPENDAQAQAFAVVRQALKETKKVALTKIAFSGREHVVALTPTQDDSLGGMMAYTMRYAQELRDPKEYFRDIKKPDVDEDSLGLAKELIKRKAAKFDPTKFVDGYEVALKELVEAKIEHAPIPKDEAPAPQRGKVINLMDALRKSVSSVKADDLVLESPAPVASKKKSPAKAEAKKGITLVKSEEADKPETKPTKPASRRKSA is encoded by the coding sequence ATGGCGATACGCCCGTACTGGACCGGTCAAATCCAGATCTCGCTCGTTCAATTCGGCGTCAAGCTCTACGTCGCGACCGAAGCCAAGAGCGAAATCCGCTTCCATCAGATCTCCCGCAAGACCGGCGAACGTGTCCGCCACCAGAAGGTTCTCGCCTCCGCGGTGGACAATCCGTCCGAGGAAAGCGAGTCCCCCGCCGCCGTTGTCGAAAAGGACGAGATCGTCAAGGGCTACGAGTACCGCAAGGGCGAATACATCACCATCGAGCCCAAAGAGCTCGAGCAGCTTCGCGTCCCCTCCAAGCACACCATGGAGATCACCCAGTTCGTCGACGAGAGCGACATCGACCCCGAGTTCTTCGAGAAGCCCTACTTCGTCACACCCGAAAACGACGCCCAGGCACAAGCCTTCGCCGTAGTCCGTCAGGCTCTCAAGGAGACGAAGAAGGTCGCCCTCACCAAGATCGCCTTCTCCGGCCGCGAGCACGTCGTCGCTCTCACCCCCACGCAGGACGACTCTCTCGGCGGCATGATGGCCTACACCATGCGCTACGCCCAGGAACTCCGCGACCCCAAAGAGTACTTCCGCGACATCAAGAAGCCCGACGTCGACGAGGATTCCCTCGGCCTCGCCAAGGAACTCATCAAGCGCAAAGCCGCGAAGTTTGACCCAACTAAGTTCGTCGACGGCTACGAAGTCGCTCTAAAGGAACTCGTAGAAGCCAAGATCGAACACGCCCCCATCCCCAAGGACGAAGCCCCCGCTCCGCAGCGCGGCAAGGTCATCAACCTCATGGACGCCCTGCGCAAGTCGGTCAGCAGCGTCAAGGCCGACGACCTCGTATTGGAGTCGCCTGCTCCCGTCGCCTCAAAGAAGAAGTCCCCAGCGAAGGCCGAAGCAAAGAAAGGCATCACCCTCGTCAAGTCAGAGGAGGCCGACAAGCCTGAGACCAAGCCGACGAAGCCTGCGAGCCGCCGCAAGTCCGCCTGA
- the ligD gene encoding DNA ligase D, whose translation MTTAKKVAKKASTAKAAKTVAKATPSDAVDEQLARYRSMRDFGITAEPSGASTAGQQAGEKVRSMQWPFVIQKHAASHLHYDFRLGWNGVLKSWACAKGPSYNVKDKRLAVQVEDHPMEYGGFEGIIPAGQYGGGTVMVWDQGTWEPQPGHTDVDAALRDGQIKFIMHGAKIKGKWALIRMGGKAATERKPNWLLIKEHDDFERPDGPSITDEEPDSVVTNRTMDQIAHSEDHVWNSKDTQSGPKAWYRQPSKGEAPTPQPAPKLDLAALPKENQPTFLTPQLAQQSENAPDGPGWLHELKLDGYRIQARKSGTKVQMLTRSGLDWTARIPSVAAAVAALPTEDLTLDGEVVVLSPDGTTNFADLQASFQDGAKNPLTYFVFDLLHVEGRDPRALPLRARKALLVDILTPAVSDHLQLSEHLESGGPLMFKKACELGAEGIISKRAEGKYQSGRASDWLKMKCLHEQEFVIGGFTLPSNGSGGIGALLLGYYRDKKLIYAGRSGTGFTQKSSKQIRQQLEPLRSEKPAFDSTPAEARRGAIWVTPTLVAQVRFATWTADHQLRQAAFLGLREDKPATEVVRETSAPTPKRAKSSATHKAPQPKAAKLLPAKPLEKAPVRLTHPDKILDPESKITKQQLADYFWSAAPRILPHIADRPLTLVRTPDGVSGETFFQKHTSKSFPNLGSVDIPNKKTGVPEPYITLNTPEQLASLAQMSVLELHPWGSRNEDLEHPDRLVIDLDPDESLSWPTVTAAAQEVCAYLQTLGLESFVKTTGGKGLHVVLAITPGYDWPIIKDFAHAVVNALERQNPRLYLTKMTKAARTGKIYLDYLRNERGATAVAPYSTRARPGVGIAVPLDWSELGGETRPIFRLATFPEWGGRLESTDPWKSLGVKKQSITPDTLKAVGMKSR comes from the coding sequence ATGACGACTGCGAAAAAGGTCGCGAAGAAAGCCAGTACGGCGAAGGCTGCAAAGACAGTCGCCAAAGCTACTCCTTCCGACGCCGTCGACGAGCAGCTCGCCCGCTACCGCTCCATGCGCGACTTCGGCATCACCGCCGAGCCCTCCGGGGCCTCCACTGCCGGGCAACAAGCCGGCGAAAAAGTCCGCTCCATGCAATGGCCGTTTGTGATCCAGAAGCACGCCGCCAGCCACCTCCACTACGATTTCCGCCTCGGCTGGAACGGCGTCCTCAAATCCTGGGCCTGCGCCAAGGGCCCGTCCTACAACGTCAAGGACAAGCGCCTCGCCGTCCAGGTCGAAGACCATCCCATGGAATACGGCGGCTTCGAGGGCATCATCCCCGCCGGCCAGTACGGCGGGGGCACCGTCATGGTCTGGGACCAGGGCACCTGGGAACCACAGCCCGGCCACACCGACGTCGACGCCGCCCTGCGCGATGGCCAGATCAAGTTCATCATGCACGGCGCCAAGATCAAGGGGAAATGGGCCCTCATCCGCATGGGCGGCAAGGCCGCGACCGAGCGCAAACCCAACTGGCTCCTCATCAAGGAGCACGACGACTTCGAACGTCCCGACGGCCCATCCATCACCGACGAAGAGCCCGACTCCGTCGTCACCAACCGCACCATGGATCAGATCGCCCACAGCGAAGACCACGTCTGGAACTCCAAGGACACGCAATCCGGCCCCAAAGCCTGGTACCGCCAACCCTCCAAAGGCGAAGCCCCCACCCCTCAACCCGCACCAAAACTCGACCTGGCCGCCCTCCCAAAAGAAAACCAGCCCACCTTCCTCACCCCGCAGCTAGCCCAGCAATCTGAAAACGCCCCCGACGGCCCCGGCTGGCTCCACGAGCTAAAACTCGACGGCTACCGCATCCAGGCCCGCAAGTCCGGCACGAAGGTCCAGATGCTCACCCGCTCCGGCCTCGACTGGACCGCCCGCATCCCCTCGGTAGCCGCCGCCGTAGCCGCCCTCCCAACCGAAGACCTCACCCTCGACGGCGAAGTCGTCGTCCTCTCTCCCGACGGCACTACCAACTTCGCCGACCTCCAGGCCTCCTTCCAGGACGGAGCCAAGAATCCCCTCACCTACTTCGTCTTCGACCTCCTCCATGTCGAAGGCCGCGACCCACGAGCCCTGCCCCTCCGCGCCCGCAAAGCCCTCCTCGTCGACATCCTCACCCCCGCCGTCTCCGACCACCTCCAGCTCTCCGAGCACCTCGAATCCGGTGGCCCGCTCATGTTCAAGAAAGCCTGCGAACTCGGCGCCGAGGGCATCATCTCCAAGCGCGCCGAAGGCAAATACCAGAGCGGCCGCGCCAGCGACTGGCTCAAGATGAAATGCCTCCACGAGCAGGAGTTCGTCATCGGAGGCTTCACCCTCCCCTCGAACGGAAGCGGAGGCATCGGTGCCCTGCTCCTCGGCTATTACCGCGACAAGAAGCTCATCTACGCCGGCCGCAGCGGAACCGGCTTCACCCAGAAGTCCAGCAAGCAGATCCGCCAGCAGCTCGAACCTCTCCGCTCCGAAAAACCCGCCTTCGACTCAACCCCGGCCGAAGCTCGTCGCGGAGCCATCTGGGTCACCCCCACCCTCGTAGCCCAGGTCCGCTTCGCCACCTGGACCGCCGACCATCAGCTCCGCCAGGCCGCCTTCCTCGGCCTCCGCGAAGACAAGCCTGCAACCGAAGTCGTCAGGGAAACCTCCGCCCCCACCCCGAAGCGCGCAAAATCCTCCGCAACCCACAAAGCCCCTCAACCAAAAGCCGCCAAACTCCTCCCCGCGAAGCCCCTCGAGAAAGCCCCAGTCCGCCTCACGCACCCCGACAAGATCCTCGACCCCGAATCCAAGATCACGAAGCAACAGCTTGCCGATTACTTCTGGTCCGCCGCCCCCCGCATCCTCCCCCACATCGCCGACCGCCCCCTCACCCTCGTCCGCACCCCCGATGGCGTCTCCGGCGAAACCTTCTTCCAGAAGCACACCAGCAAGTCCTTCCCCAACCTCGGCTCCGTCGACATCCCCAACAAAAAGACCGGCGTTCCCGAGCCCTACATCACCCTCAACACGCCCGAACAACTAGCCTCCCTCGCCCAGATGTCCGTCCTCGAACTTCATCCCTGGGGCTCCCGCAACGAAGACCTCGAACACCCCGATCGCCTCGTCATCGATCTCGACCCCGACGAATCCCTCTCGTGGCCGACAGTCACCGCCGCCGCCCAGGAGGTCTGCGCCTACCTGCAAACCCTCGGCCTCGAATCTTTCGTCAAGACCACCGGCGGCAAGGGCCTCCACGTCGTCCTCGCCATCACCCCCGGCTACGACTGGCCCATCATCAAGGACTTCGCCCACGCCGTCGTCAACGCCCTCGAGCGCCAGAACCCCAGGCTTTACCTCACCAAGATGACCAAAGCCGCCCGCACCGGCAAGATCTACCTCGACTACCTCCGAAACGAGCGCGGAGCCACCGCCGTCGCCCCCTACAGCACCCGCGCGCGTCCCGGCGTCGGCATCGCCGTCCCTCTCGACTGGTCCGAACTAGGCGGCGAGACCCGCCCCATCTTCCGCCTCGCCACCTTCCCTGAATGGGGTGGCCGCCTCGAGTCCACTGACCCCTGGAAGTCCCTCGGCGTGAAGAAACAAAGCATTACGCCCGACACCCTCAAGGCCGTCGGGATGAAATCTCGCTAA
- a CDS encoding uroporphyrinogen-III synthase — MLPLAHRRIVITRSRHQASELAARVEALGGTAILIPTIELVPPESYAGLDAAIGEVEGFDWVVFTSANAVKVFVERRNHLGAGLEPARVAVIGGATARVARDAGLRVDLVPEVAVAEALAVEMLLVVGAGAKVLLVRAAVGRDYLVSALREADVEVTIAEAYRTVAPEASVTTLRKIFGDAGQYPDAITFTSSSTAGNLRRLLEAAGVELPREVVRGSIGPITSGTLRELGWGVDLEAREATFASLAEGLAEYFSVSEISSRRP; from the coding sequence ATGCTACCACTTGCCCATCGACGGATTGTGATTACGCGGAGCCGCCACCAGGCTTCCGAACTGGCAGCGCGGGTGGAGGCGCTGGGCGGGACAGCGATCTTGATTCCTACGATCGAACTTGTTCCGCCGGAGTCGTATGCGGGGCTGGATGCTGCTATCGGGGAAGTGGAAGGCTTTGATTGGGTGGTGTTTACAAGTGCGAATGCGGTGAAGGTTTTTGTTGAGCGCAGGAATCACCTGGGTGCGGGGTTGGAGCCTGCACGGGTTGCGGTGATTGGTGGGGCTACGGCGCGGGTTGCGCGGGATGCGGGGCTGCGAGTGGACCTGGTGCCGGAGGTTGCCGTGGCGGAGGCACTTGCGGTCGAGATGCTGCTGGTGGTGGGGGCGGGGGCGAAAGTTTTGCTGGTGAGGGCGGCGGTGGGGCGGGATTACTTGGTCAGCGCGCTGCGGGAAGCTGACGTCGAGGTGACGATTGCCGAGGCATACCGGACGGTAGCTCCGGAGGCTTCCGTGACGACGTTGCGGAAGATTTTTGGGGATGCAGGCCAGTATCCAGATGCGATTACTTTTACCAGTTCGTCGACCGCGGGAAACCTGAGGAGGCTATTGGAGGCGGCGGGAGTGGAGTTGCCGCGAGAGGTAGTGCGGGGTTCGATTGGGCCGATTACTTCGGGGACTTTGCGGGAGCTGGGGTGGGGGGTGGATCTTGAGGCTCGGGAGGCGACCTTTGCCAGTCTCGCGGAGGGATTGGCGGAGTATTTCAGCGTTAGCGAGATTTCATCCCGACGGCCTTGA
- a CDS encoding 2-keto-4-pentenoate hydratase, with protein MIEPTGPREAQLIETSNILLDARRTGVLIDDLPVELRPTTMDEVYFVQGLIAQAYTTPEDGIGGWKIGAPNPEATPAYAPLPKVWIAPSGALLSGSQWRYRGLEAEIAFLLGADLPPRSDTPYTREEVLAAVASCHPVIEVLESGLLDPMKADRMSMLADLQMHGGLVYGAPVPEWQSIDWTQETVALAVDGSIRVERTGSNTSGDFVKLLPWLANEGAIRTRGLYAGQWITTGSWTGNTLAMGQSSVDVRFHTAGRVTLRYSVED; from the coding sequence ATGATCGAACCCACCGGACCACGCGAAGCCCAGTTGATCGAAACCTCGAACATCCTGCTTGACGCACGCCGCACCGGCGTCCTCATCGACGACCTTCCCGTCGAGCTTCGCCCCACCACCATGGACGAGGTCTATTTCGTCCAGGGCCTCATCGCCCAGGCCTACACCACGCCGGAAGACGGCATCGGCGGCTGGAAGATCGGCGCGCCCAATCCCGAGGCCACGCCCGCCTACGCCCCCTTGCCCAAAGTCTGGATTGCCCCCTCCGGAGCCTTACTCTCCGGCTCGCAGTGGCGTTATCGCGGTCTCGAAGCCGAGATCGCCTTCCTCCTCGGAGCCGACCTCCCGCCCCGCTCCGACACACCCTACACCCGCGAAGAGGTCCTCGCCGCCGTCGCCTCCTGCCATCCAGTCATCGAGGTCCTCGAGTCCGGCCTGCTCGATCCCATGAAGGCCGATCGCATGTCCATGCTCGCCGACCTGCAGATGCACGGCGGCCTCGTCTACGGCGCACCCGTCCCCGAATGGCAGTCCATCGACTGGACTCAGGAAACGGTGGCCCTCGCCGTCGACGGAAGCATCCGCGTCGAGCGAACCGGATCCAACACCTCCGGCGACTTCGTCAAGCTGCTCCCCTGGCTCGCCAACGAAGGCGCCATCCGTACCCGGGGCCTCTATGCCGGCCAATGGATCACCACCGGCTCCTGGACCGGCAACACCCTCGCCATGGGACAATCCAGCGTCGACGTTCGCTTCCACACCGCTGGCCGCGTCACCTTGCGCTACTCCGTCGAAGACTAG
- the aceB gene encoding malate synthase A, which yields MSEYPEGITFSTPLSLRHAEVLTPEAIAFLANLHRTFNARRLELLAARDTRQARLDAGEKPDFLPETRHIRDADWHIAPLPADLLDRRVEITGPVDRKMIINALNCGAKVFMADFEDSTTPTWDNVLEGQLNLRDAVRRTITYEDPKTKKSYKLNDQVAVLFVRARGWHLEERHLLVDGVPMSGGLFDFGLYLFHNAKELLHRGSGPYFYLPKMESHLEARLWNDVFTVAEAALDLPKGSIKATVLIETILATFEMDEILYELRDHSAGLNCGRWDYIFSFIKKFAADTSILLPDRGQVTMTTHFMRSYSRLAIKTCHHRKAPAMGGMSAFIPIKSDLEANERALTQVRADKEREATDGHDGTWVAHPGLVPIALEVFDRVMPQPNQISKQLPEYTCTAEDLLRIPEGTISEAGVRQNVAVGLGYVEAWLRGIGCVPLFNLMEDAATAEISRAQLWQWVHHHAVMDDGLPVTTELVEQVIEDELALTRPKVDDTRFQAYLQAADLMRDLIASRKFTTFLTLPAYDQVFAEGL from the coding sequence ATGTCCGAGTACCCGGAAGGCATCACCTTCTCGACCCCGCTCTCGCTCCGTCACGCCGAGGTTCTCACGCCCGAAGCGATCGCCTTCCTCGCGAACCTGCATCGCACCTTCAACGCCCGCCGCCTTGAACTCCTCGCCGCCCGCGACACTCGCCAGGCCCGCCTCGACGCCGGCGAAAAGCCCGACTTCCTCCCCGAAACCAGGCACATCCGCGACGCCGACTGGCACATCGCCCCGCTCCCCGCCGACCTCCTCGACCGCCGCGTCGAGATCACCGGCCCCGTCGACCGCAAGATGATCATCAACGCCCTCAACTGCGGCGCGAAAGTCTTCATGGCCGACTTCGAAGACTCCACCACCCCGACCTGGGACAACGTCCTCGAAGGCCAACTCAACCTCCGCGACGCCGTCCGCCGCACCATCACGTATGAAGACCCCAAAACGAAAAAATCCTACAAGCTGAACGACCAGGTAGCCGTCCTCTTCGTCCGCGCCCGTGGCTGGCATCTCGAAGAGCGCCACCTCCTCGTCGACGGCGTCCCCATGTCCGGCGGCCTCTTCGACTTCGGCCTCTATCTCTTCCACAACGCGAAAGAGCTCCTCCACCGAGGCTCCGGCCCCTACTTCTATCTCCCCAAGATGGAGTCGCACCTCGAAGCTCGTCTCTGGAACGACGTCTTCACCGTAGCCGAGGCCGCCCTCGACCTACCCAAGGGCAGCATCAAAGCCACCGTCCTCATCGAGACCATCCTCGCCACCTTCGAGATGGACGAGATCCTCTACGAACTCCGGGACCACTCCGCCGGCCTCAACTGCGGACGCTGGGACTACATCTTCTCCTTCATTAAAAAATTCGCCGCCGACACCAGCATCCTCCTGCCGGACCGCGGCCAGGTCACCATGACCACCCACTTCATGCGCAGCTACTCCAGGCTCGCCATCAAGACCTGCCACCACCGCAAGGCACCCGCCATGGGTGGCATGTCCGCATTCATTCCCATCAAGTCCGACCTCGAAGCCAACGAACGCGCCCTCACCCAGGTCCGCGCCGACAAGGAACGCGAGGCAACCGATGGCCACGACGGCACCTGGGTCGCCCACCCTGGCCTCGTCCCCATCGCCCTCGAAGTCTTCGACCGCGTCATGCCCCAGCCCAACCAGATCTCGAAACAACTCCCCGAATACACCTGCACCGCCGAAGACCTCCTCCGCATCCCCGAAGGCACAATCTCAGAAGCAGGCGTCCGCCAGAACGTAGCAGTAGGCCTCGGCTACGTCGAAGCATGGCTCCGAGGCATCGGCTGCGTCCCCCTCTTCAACCTCATGGAAGACGCCGCGACGGCCGAGATCAGCCGCGCCCAGCTTTGGCAGTGGGTCCACCACCATGCCGTCATGGACGACGGCCTACCCGTCACCACCGAACTCGTCGAACAGGTCATCGAAGACGAACTAGCCCTCACCCGCCCCAAGGTTGACGACACCCGCTTTCAGGCCTATCTGCAGGCCGCCGACCTTATGCGCGACCTCATCGCCAGCCGGAAGTTCACCACCTTCCTCACCCTTCCGGCCTACGATCAGGTCTTCGCCGAGGGGCTGTAG